One Parashewanella spongiae genomic window, AATCAATTGTTGATATGGTTAGAGCTGGTTCTTCTGACAAGGCAAGTATTGAGGCATTAGATAAAGGCTCGCTTAAAAGCCTTAGGGTTACATCTTATATAGCTGACCATCCCTTAAAAGTAGAACTATTCAAGGGGTTTCGAGCGTAATTAACCTGAACTCTGGATAAGAAACTCTCTACAGTATCACGAACTCAGGTTAATTAAGTCAATCGTTAGACCACGTCACATATCCATTATTTAATCAATATTATTCTGGCTGGTTAAAAATGTCGGAAATAAGATCTTGAGGCTGAAGTAGCTCTCTGTGACTAATTAAAGCTGAAGCTTCATTAATTGCTGCTGTAGAATTTCTTTCTGTAGAGCCATTATACTTTATAAAATAAGTCATCATTTGTTTACAGTAGTGTGATAAATTATCTAACCAAACAGATTCAACTTGAAATAAATCCACTAACTTTTCAGATTTGAACTCATAAAATTTATCTTGAGCTTCCTTATGTTTTGACGTGCATTCTCCACCAGTTGCATATTTTGCGTGCAGTTGAAGCTCATTCAAGATCTCACTGCATCGATAAAAAGTTCGCAGAGGCTCTTTATATCCCAATGGCACTAACTTAAGCTTCATCTGAAGGTTTACTAATTGAACAATAGAGAGTAAATCATACAGATTAAGGTTTTTCTAGTGTCACGCCATGAATACTACAACTCGCCAATTCTTCAATGATGCCCCAGAATTGTTACGTCGCTTTGCTCAAACGGAAGAAGATGAACTTTCTTCAATTCTCACTCTGCAAGATTTAGAAGATTTTCAAAAAGATAATACTCAAAGAGTACGCAAGTATCCCGCCTGCCACACACTTTCGCTTTTCATGAAGCAAGTTGCCAGTGAAAACAAGTCTTGTCGTTGCACACTAATCAGTGACGCTAGAGATCAAATTGCTATAGGTCGAGAGAAAAACAGCACAATTACAGGTCCCTACTGCAAAGCAAGAAAACGGTTATCTCCAGAGTCAATTAAATCGCTATTGAAGAAATCAGGAAAAAACTTAGATGAAGCGATTCAAGGGAAATACTTATGGCATGGCCGTAGAGTGCTATTAACTGACGGCTCAACACTATCTATGCCTGATACGCACGAGAACCAAGCCCAATTCCCTCAACCTAAATCACAAAAAGAAGGGCTGGGCTTTCCTCAGCTGCGGATTTTAGTGTTAATTTCTTTGGGAAGCGGTGCAGTCATTGACTCGGCTGTTTCACCTTGTAAAGGGAAAGGTACTGGCGAGCAGGCACTATTAAGAAGTATGCAGTCAGACTTGAAACAAGGCGACATTGTGCTGGGAGATGCTAATTTCGAAAACTACTTTGTTCTTGTAGGACTAATGGGGTTAGGCGTTGATGCTGTTTTCGAAAAAAACGGAGCCAGAAATGTCGATTTCAGAACCTGTGAAGAAAAGCTGGGTAAGCGAGATGGTTTATTTAAGCTAATTCGTCCATCCTGTCCAGAATGGATGACCCCAGAGGATTACGCTCAAGTGCCAGAAGAGCTTATCGTCAGAATGGTAGGAACAAAGAAACGTATCATTGTTACCACGCTCACGGATAAAGAAGTCTATCCGAAGCAAGATATTATTGATTTATACGTTTCACGATGGCATATCGAGTTGGATTTTAGGTCAATCAAGACCATGATGAAAATGGATATTTTAAGGTGTGGTAGTCCAGATATGGTGCGTAAGGAAATTGATGTTCATTTGTTAGTTTACAACATGATAAGGGCACTTATGTGCCGAGCGGCAGAAAAAAAAAGGAATATCGCCTAGAGAGGCAAGTTTTAAAGCCGCACATGACGCATTACAAGATTTTCAGATATTACTTTTGCAAGCCACCGAAGGGATCATTGACACTTTATTGGATGTGATAGCAGATATTATCGGCGAGCATATCGTTGGCAATCGCCCGGGGAGAAAAGAACCGAGAGCAAAGAAAAGGCGACCGAAACCGACACCAAGGTTACAACATTCAAGAAAGCAAGCACGTAGGCTTAAGGTATATCAGAAGTAATTCTTAAGTTAGTGCCATTGCTTTATATCCGGGTACTTTTTCAGTTTTAGCTACACCAAAATCTATTAACTTTATTTTATCGGTACTAAAAAAATACAATAAATTTTCTAACTTAAAGTCACCATAATATAGCTTTATTTGTTCCATATACGAGTAAATTTCCAATAGCTGTTTACATACATTATTTACATGGGCAGTTTGCATTCGAAGAGTGCATTGATGTTTTGAATAAAACAAATCATCTAAATTGCAAGTACCTAACTCAAGAACTAAATAATTCACCCTCTCTCCAGCTGTTATCACCCCGAAGAATTTAATTATATTGGGACTCGAAGGTAACGTTCTAATAATATTTATTTCATTACAATGAACAGATAAATCTCCATATCTATTCTCAGACTTTAATTCTTTTATTGCCACATCACAGTCGTTCATTGAGCATTTAGCTTTGAAAACTACCCCATAAAAGCATTAGTATCTACACAGCACGGTCAATATTTAACCACTTGAGCAATGATCATTATTTTTAAGGAACTGATCTAATGATCTGTGATCACAGAATCAAATTTTGCCAATAAAAACAAATTCTATGGACTTGTTCGCTGAAAATAATTTATCTTGCCTACTAGAATCTCGCCTTAAAGAAAGATACCAAATTTTGATTAAAGAGCATCTTAATGTCGCGCCTAAACTTGCTCAAGGCGTAAAAGCATTGTCTCATCATGAAAGTGCATGGTCTAACACTCAAGGCGCTTGGCGATTTTTCTCAAATGATAATGTCACTTTTCCAGCACTTAGTTTGCCTTTGCTTCAATCAGCAAGACAAGAATTAGCATCAAGTCATTCATCGTATGGATTAGTCGCTCATGATTGGTGCAGGAACAATTATCTAAAGCACGACAGCAAATTAGATAAAACCCAGATGTCTCACGAAAAAGATGTAGGATATGAATTATTTGCCTCACTATTGCTAGACTCAGATACTGGCCAACCGATTGCACCACTGGGTTTAGATTTAAAAACCGAAAAAGGCACTTACCGCTGCCGAGATTTTGAATATCAAAAAACTCAACCCCACCTTGAGCAACTTGTAGAACGTATTGAATGGCAAGATAATTTACCATTAGATAAAACACTTGTTCATATTGTTGATAGAGAAGCTGATTCAGCGCAACACCTACGACAGCTAATGGGCACTCAGTGGTTAACGAGAGGGAAGAAAAATTCGACTGTTAAATACGGTGAAGAATTCATTTCACTAGAAAAACTAGCCAACAGAATCGATAGCGATGTACATGGTATTGTCGATTTCAAAGGCAAAGATGCCTATTTATTTGTCGGTGAAGCAGAAGTTATTTTACAGAGAAAATCAGAGGGAGAAGTTAAAAATGCACCTACCGTTCGATTTGTAGTTAGTACCTTATGTAACGATAAAGGCGAACAACTCGCTCAATGGCTATTACTCTCGAATGTAAAAGAAGTCAGCGCGCTTACATTAGGAAATTGGTATTACTGGCGTTGGTCAATTGAGTCTTGGTTCAAGGTACTGAAAGGTCATGGATTTCAACTTGAACACTGGCAACAAGAAACAGCAGACAGAATTTTTAGAAGATTAATAGTCAGTTCAATGGCTTGCGTTTTAGTTTGGAAACTTTACAACGATGAGTCGTCTGGTGCTAAAGAACTAAAAACGTTTATGATAAAGCTCAGTGGTCGACTGACGAAACGAAGTAAGCCCGTTACCCATCCAGCATTATTAGCAGGCTTGTGGGTATTTTTACAGCTCATGGAAATGCTCAATAATTATTCAACAGAAGAAATTGAAATGTACAGAGAATTAGCCAGTTCGTTTTTTGGTCAGCCTGTGTAGATACGAATGCATAAAAGCCATGACCAATTTCTTGTAAATCAAAAAAATTAGACAAACCATTTTTGTGATTAACACTCATTTCAAAACCATGAAGACATTGTTGTGCAGTAAGTTCTGTTTTTTCTGGACTCTTTCTTGTTGGTTGTGAGAAGCAGCAAATTTTAGATAAAGCCATATATACGATTACCTATTATACCAATTACAGTAATTAAATTTCCAGCTAAGAGCTATGTATGTGTTCAAAGTACAAGTGAAATTGATGAAGACATAGTTATTACCGACATACAAAACTGTCATTATTACATTGCTACGTTGAGACAGTTTTGCGTAGTGATTTGAACACATACAAGCTCCCGAAGGGCAAGGCTAAAGGATTCCATTACTAAGTACCTAACTAAAAGTTATCTCATATTTTGAATGATAATTATCCAAAATAGTTTCGACTGCTTTTTTGAGTTTGGAGTAAGTTTCGTAAGCACTAATGGATAACCACTCGTATTTGATTTTTCGCCATAGAATTTCGATGGCATTAAGTTCGGGGGAATACGATGGCAAGTATCTAACCTCTAAATTGTATTGCCCTGCCCATAACCAAGCATGGTTTATGAATTTTTCCGATGTGTGAGTTGGAGCATTATCAATATAAACAATGGTTTTCTTATTACTTGAAAGCTCTTTTGCCAACTTTTCAAAGGCTTCGATAACGATGTCTGTATTCACTGTGCACTCAACTTCGTGGTAAACAACCTTACCTTGCCTACTCAAAAAGCCAAGTACGTTTAGTTTCTTGCTGTTTTGATATGCAGTGCATTCAATAGCAACGCCTTTTTCACTCCAACCATACGGTAAGTTCGACTTCTGGGAAAAGCCAGATTCATCAAAATAATAAAGATCTATTACCCCTTCCT contains:
- a CDS encoding IS4 family transposase encodes the protein MNTTTRQFFNDAPELLRRFAQTEEDELSSILTLQDLEDFQKDNTQRVRKYPACHTLSLFMKQVASENKSCRCTLISDARDQIAIGREKNSTITGPYCKARKRLSPESIKSLLKKSGKNLDEAIQGKYLWHGRRVLLTDGSTLSMPDTHENQAQFPQPKSQKEGLGFPQLRILVLISLGSGAVIDSAVSPCKGKGTGEQALLRSMQSDLKQGDIVLGDANFENYFVLVGLMGLGVDAVFEKNGARNVDFRTCEEKLGKRDGLFKLIRPSCPEWMTPEDYAQVPEELIVRMVGTKKRIIVTTLTDKEVYPKQDIIDLYVSRWHIELDFRSIKTMMKMDILRCGSPDMVRKEIDVHLLVYNMIRALMCRAAEKKRNIA
- a CDS encoding transposase, whose amino-acid sequence is MDLFAENNLSCLLESRLKERYQILIKEHLNVAPKLAQGVKALSHHESAWSNTQGAWRFFSNDNVTFPALSLPLLQSARQELASSHSSYGLVAHDWCRNNYLKHDSKLDKTQMSHEKDVGYELFASLLLDSDTGQPIAPLGLDLKTEKGTYRCRDFEYQKTQPHLEQLVERIEWQDNLPLDKTLVHIVDREADSAQHLRQLMGTQWLTRGKKNSTVKYGEEFISLEKLANRIDSDVHGIVDFKGKDAYLFVGEAEVILQRKSEGEVKNAPTVRFVVSTLCNDKGEQLAQWLLLSNVKEVSALTLGNWYYWRWSIESWFKVLKGHGFQLEHWQQETADRIFRRLIVSSMACVLVWKLYNDESSGAKELKTFMIKLSGRLTKRSKPVTHPALLAGLWVFLQLMEMLNNYSTEEIEMYRELASSFFGQPV